A region of Panicum virgatum strain AP13 chromosome 8N, P.virgatum_v5, whole genome shotgun sequence DNA encodes the following proteins:
- the LOC120684788 gene encoding UDP-glucosyltransferase UGT13248-like gives MPAPTLASQGIFQKRHLQQEDEMMNDIQRYRHRPTTTRNYNEEQLEELGNGLCNSGKPFLWVVRSNEEHKLSNELREKCKERGLIVSWCPQLEVLSHKSTGCFFTHCGWNSTLEAIANGVPMIAIPHWADQPTISKYMESKWCMGMRGRKDEKGLVTRDEVERCVKEVMDGERKDEYRRNAAEWMQKAEEAMQSGGSSDKNITEFFAKYSC, from the exons ATGCCAGCACCAACGCTAGCAAGCCAAGGGATCTTCCAAAAGCGACATCTCCAACAAGAGGATGAAATGATGAATGACATCCAAAGATACCGTCATCGCCCAACTACAACG AGGAACTACAATGAAGAACAGCTAGAGGAGCTGGGTAATGGACTCTGCAATTCCGGCAAGCCGTTCCTTTGGGTTGTGAGGTCAAATGAGGAGCATAAGTTATCCAACGAACTCCGTGAAAAGTGTAAGGAACGTGGCCTTATTGTTTCCTGGTGCCCCCAGCTTGAGGTCCTCTCACACAAGTCTACAG GTTGTTTCTTCACGCATTGTGGATGGAACTCAACACTAGAGGCAATTGCTAATGGCGTGCCAATGATAGCAATACCGCATTGGGCTGACCAGCCAACCATATCAAAATACATGGAGAGCAAGTGGTGCATGGGCATGCGGGGGCGTAAGGACGAGAAAGGTTTGGTGACAAGGGACGAGGTGGAACGGTGCGTCAAGGAAGTGATGGATGGGGAAAGGAAGGATGAGTACAGGAGGAATGCTGCTGAGTGGATGCAGAAGGCCGAGGAAGCAATGCAAAGTGGAGGGAGCTCAGACAAGAATATtactgaatttttcgcaaagtaTTCATGTTAA